In Numida meleagris isolate 19003 breed g44 Domestic line chromosome 3, NumMel1.0, whole genome shotgun sequence, the following are encoded in one genomic region:
- the ALDH8A1 gene encoding aldehyde dehydrogenase family 8 member A1, translated as MAYSEARLVLENFIAGEFVPCSSYIDSYNPSTGDVYCRVPDSGKEEVEAAVRAAKDAFPIWSSKSPLERSQILNKLADLIEYDLEAFAQAESKDQGKTITFARTVDIPRAVYNFRFFASSILHHTTECTEMASIGCVHYTSRAPVGVAGLISPWNLPLYLLTWKIAPAIACGNTVVAKPSEMTSVTAWMMCKLLEKAGMPHGVVNVVFGTGAKAGEALVCHPDVPLISFTGSTLTAQRITEKSAPHCKKLSLELGGKNPAIIFDDADLSQCIPTTLRSSFANQGEICLCTSRIFVQRGIYSEFVKRFVAETKKWKVGNPSDPTVDVGALISKEHLEKVRSYVKKAKAEGARILCGEGVDSLTLPAGNQKGYFMLPTIIAEIKDESCCMQEEIFGPVTCVVAFDTEEEVVKRANGVKYGLAATVWSSNVGRIHRVAQRLQSGLVWTNCWLVRDLNLPFGGMKASGVGREGAKDSYEFFTEVKTITIKH; from the exons ATGGCTTACTCAGAGGCTCGCTTAGTGCTGGAAAACTTTATAGCCGGCGAATTTGTTCCTTGTTCCTCCTACATAGACTCCTATAACCCATCCACAGGAGATGTCTATTGCAGGGTGCCAGACAGTGGCAAAGAAGAG GTGGAAGCTGCAGTCAGAGCTGCCAAAGATGCCTTCCCAATTTGGTCCTCAAAAAGCCCACTGGAAAGATCTCAGATCTTGAACAAATTGGCAGACCTGATTGAATATGACCTGGAAGCATTTGCCCAAGCAGAGTCAAAGGATCAGG gaaaaacGATTACATTTGCTAGAACAGTGGACATCCCTCGGGCAGTATATAACTTCCGATTCTTTGCCTCTTCCATCCTTCATCACACGACAGAGTGCACCGAGATGGCAAGCATTGGCTGTGTGCATTACACCTCACGGGCGCCTGTGGGAGTTG CTGGTTTAATCAGTCCTTGGAATTTGCCACTGTATTTGCTGACCTGGAAAATAGCTCCTGCCATTGCATGTGGAAATACCGTGGTTGCCAAGCCGAGTGAGATGACATCTGTCACAGCCTGGATGATGTGCAAACTCTTGGAGAAAGCAG GGATGCCCCATGGGGTGGTGAACGTGGTGTTTGGGACGGGAGCCAAGGCAGGAGAAGCCCTCGTCTGCCATCCCGATGTGCCCCTCATCTCCTTCACGGGAAGCACGCTCACAGCCCAGCGGATCACAGAGAAGAGCGCTCCGCACTGCAAAAAGCTTTCTCTGGAGCTGGGAGGCAAAAACCCTGCAATCATCTTTGACGATGCTGACTTGAGCCAGTGCATCCCCACGACCCTGCGGTCCAGCTTTGCCAACCAG GGAGAGATCTGCCTTTGCACCTCCAGGATCTTTGTTCAGAGGGGCATATACAGTGAATTTGTGAAGAGATTTGTAGCAGAGACTAAGAAGTGGAAGGTTGGGAACCCCTCAGATCCTACTGTCGACGTGGGAGCACTAATAAGTAAAGAACATCTAGAAAAG GTGAGGAGCTATGTGAAGAAAGCTAAGGCTGAAGGAGCCAGAATCCTCTGTGGAGAGGGAGTGGATTCCTTGACTCTCCCAGCTGGCAACCAGAAAGGCTATTTCATGTTGCCTACCATTATTGCCGAAATCAAAGATGAGTCCTGTTGCATGCAAGAAGAGATTTTTGGTCCTGTGACATGTGTGGTAGCATTTGATACAGAAGAAGAAGTGGTCAAAAGAGCCAATGGTGTGAAATATGGCCTTGCAGCCACTGTGTGGTCCAGCAACGTGGGACGCATTCACCGAGTGGCACAAAGGCTGCAATCTGGCTTGGTGTGGACCAACTGCTGGCTTGTTAGAGATCTGAACCTGCCATTTGGTGGGATGAAAGCCTCAGGTGTAGGAAGGGAGGGAGCAAAGGATTCCTATGAGTTCTTCACTGAGGTCAAAACCATCAcaataaagcactga